The following proteins are co-located in the Pseudarthrobacter siccitolerans genome:
- a CDS encoding TetR/AcrR family transcriptional regulator, with protein MPVTSQPLGRRERNKQQKLDRITAAASELFAEHGVEDVTTQQIADKADIGTGTLFLYAKTKGELLLLVQNAHYAEALERGRADAETTPDALDAVMALVRPIVECNRTQVDNGRTYLREMVFGDPTEPHHSEALSIVAQTEEAIAAVLGRDGLGGAGDAATTARIVSAIMFVSMAATVNAASSTDAIVQDIRSQVSLLVPH; from the coding sequence ATGCCTGTCACGTCCCAGCCGCTCGGACGGCGCGAGCGGAACAAACAACAGAAACTCGACCGCATCACCGCCGCAGCGAGTGAGCTGTTCGCCGAACACGGGGTCGAGGACGTTACAACCCAGCAAATCGCCGACAAGGCCGACATCGGCACCGGAACCCTGTTCCTCTACGCAAAGACCAAAGGTGAACTCCTCCTGCTCGTCCAGAACGCGCACTACGCCGAAGCCCTCGAGCGGGGCCGGGCGGATGCCGAGACCACTCCGGATGCACTGGATGCAGTGATGGCCCTAGTGCGGCCAATCGTGGAGTGCAACCGGACCCAAGTCGACAACGGACGCACATACCTCCGGGAGATGGTCTTCGGGGACCCGACAGAGCCGCACCACAGCGAGGCCCTCTCCATCGTCGCGCAGACCGAGGAGGCCATCGCTGCCGTCCTTGGCAGGGACGGGCTGGGAGGTGCCGGTGACGCCGCAACGACGGCACGCATCGTCTCGGCGATCATGTTCGTCAGCATGGCAGCGACCGTGAACGCCGCCTCGAGTACCGACGCCATTGTGCAGGACATCAGGTCCCAAGTCAGCCTGCTGGTGCCCCACTAA